The nucleotide window CTCCACAGCAGACACAAAACACGCTGTATTGACCATTCTGAAAGCGTTACAAGATGCTTAACAGTGTCAAACTCCTCTGGGACACCCAGGGTCTGCCCAGGGCGCTGCTACATAGTACCCCCAGTTTCACTAGCATTGCTTAGAAGACCTAGTGCacagcatgaaaaaataaaacattcttgCCCTTCCCAAAACTAGGAATctgcaatatattttattctagATAATAAAATTCCACAAAGTTAATTCATCTGGTCAAAAGTATCCTTTTGTACAGAAATACTCTAAATCAAGACCTTGCCATGGCAATGGGAAGCCTGACAGGAAGGCTCAGAGCTGTGAAAGAAACACTTTCCTACAGGCTATTTTAAACGAACTTTATGAACAGGTGTATTACTGAGGGAAAGTAAGTGATGCACATGTGGGGAACAGCAGTATTTTAAGTCCTAAAAAGAGTAATAATAACAAAACTGTAAATGACAATTTCAATGTGAATCCAATTACCTAAAGGTTTTCCATCCCTTATTGCCTTCTGGAATCTCAGGGAGGGGAGGCGAGAACAGCAGAGAGGGCTTACAAGGTAGAAACCTAAAATACTAAGTGTCATGATATACTACTAACAAAAGTAATTCAtacaaatactttattttcagttagCATGTAAAAACTCAGAAGTAGACTTAATAATTTACCTttgttatattaaaaaagatTGTCTGCTTGtaatattaacatatttttatggGAGAAAGCTGCCTTACAAATCTacttgcctcttttttttttttttttaaagaaaactgcctCTAGCAAAACAAGATcttttcagtttgatttttgaGCCACAACTTCATCTATATCATAGCTTAAGACAAATAGGTGTGggtttaaaattatatttcaagaTCACTAATTTTCAGTGCATGTTTGCTTTGTACAAGCCTTGGAACATCTGAAAGCTCCCTGAAGAGTTTTCAGCATCAAAACATTATTGCTTTGGTTCTGTTTCAGACACATAGAAGTATGCCACATATCAcatattttagttttcacaGAAGGTCAGAACAAGAATTAACATTTCATAAGCAAACAAAAGCTTCTCTTTCTAGTTTAAGTGCAGAACATGAAACTTCTAAGTGCTTCATTTACATTAGGATCCagatctttattttcatttaatccAGATCTTCCATAGTAAaattataaatgtaaaaattacacaataaaatattctgttgtgttgaaaaagaaaaacatatctGCTAGCAGCATGCAAAGACCATGCATTGTCATACCATcaagcaaacacaaaattaaaGTATAATAAATAACTGCTCAAAGCCCACTTAAAAATCTTAAGACAACAAAAGGGGGTCCGTGACAAGGTGTTCACAGCTCTGACCAGGAAGAATGACTCTGTCAGGCAAATCGAGCTGTTCAAGTCAGGTCATTGTCAAATGACATGACAGCAACTGGTTTGACTGGAGGTACACAGCAGCCCCTCCTTTGGGTTCCGCTGAATATTCACAGATATCTTTTCACAGAGAGGTAGTTGTAGCACATTGTTTTTCAAGTTCCTGTTCTTTAGCCGTTCCAATTCATTTGTTGTGTCTGACATTTGGTCGGAAAAAAATTTTAGGCTACCCAGTGATGAAGCCTGGTTTGCACTTCCGCTGGAGCTTATACACATTTTCCACGTTGATTTCTCCTGTACTTTTACACTGGAAAAGGACAGATTGTTTTGAGGATCAATAATGTATTTCGTGCTGCCGTGAATCTGTGAACCTAGACAAAGGCTCATTAGCTTCAGGCTTTCAACCAGTTCCCCTGCACTTCTGGATGACAGCTGCATCGAGTTTCCAGATGCAGCACATCTCCGAGTGGAACCCGAGGTGGTGTTGGTGCTCCCACCAGAGCTACCGGAGGGACTTCCCCCACCTTTGTTGTTATCACCTGGGCTCGTTTTGTCCACCCCTCCGTTTCCGTTGCTTGGTTTGCTTTGTCCAccaccatctccctggctgccaggtGGCCCTTCGCTACTATCCCGTCTGTGCCAGGAGTAAGTAAACCCGCTGTCCTTGTCCAGACGCCTCCTACTTTCCGAGTCGTCATCGCTGGTTtcggagctgctgcagctggagccccGTCCTTGGCTTTTCCTCCGGTGGTAGCGTTTGTGCACGGTGCTGGGCGAGGCAATGTTCATCTTTAACCTGCTGAGCTTTGGGGGCAAGTTCTCGTCCATGTCAAACTCATCATCTGACTCGCCCTCCTCGAAGATCTGGTTGAGGACTGGTGCACTCTTTCTCGAAGTAAGACGATTTGTAACCGAAGGCTTACGACGCAGAACAACTTGAGTAGAAAGAGAAATAGGTTTTTtatcttcctcatcctcctcttcatctTCTTCTACTCTGAACAAGCACTTCCGGCCACTGGTAGTGGGTTTTAAGCTCACCGATGGAACTGCTGAAAGTGCTGGCCCAGCCAGTTCGGGGATCTCTTCCTTCTTTGTGGAATCCCCAAGGGCCTTGCTCCGGTGCCCGTTGAGAACATTCTCAGCCGTGCGAGCTGGTGAGGACTGAGGAACAGTGGCGTGGGAGAGAGGGGTTGCTGTAAGGTCATCCTCCAGATCCTGGGGGACATCAATTTTTGTTGGCCACGACTGCCtgcataaaaaattaaagataaacAGGAAGTTACATCACAGCAAGCATTTCAGAACTTACAAGGAAGTGTAAGATCTGCACCAGAGACGCACAAGTACTGACACACAAACTGAGCTGCTGAGTGGCATATGCGTAAGTAACAGTACTGAGTGACTGAACATGAG belongs to Vidua macroura isolate BioBank_ID:100142 chromosome 1, ASM2450914v1, whole genome shotgun sequence and includes:
- the SNRK gene encoding SNF-related serine/threonine-protein kinase isoform X1, which produces MAGFKRGYDGKIAGLYDLDKTLGRGHFAVVKLARHVFTGEKVAVKVIDKTKLDTLATGHLFQEVRCMKLVQHPNIVRLYEVIDTQTKLYLILELGDGGDMFDYIMKHEEGLNEDLAKKYFAQIVHAISYCHKLHVVHRDLKPENVVFFEKQGLVKLTDFGFSNKFQPGKKLTTSCGSLAYSAPEILLGDEYDAPAVDIWSLGVILFMLVCGQPPFQEANDSETLTMIMDCKYTVPPHVSKECKDLITRMLQRDPKRRASLEEIENHAWLQGVDPSPATKYNIPLVSYKNLSEEEHNSIIQRMVLGDIADRDTIVEALETNKYNHITATYFLLAERILREKQEKEIQTRSASPSNIKAQFRQSWPTKIDVPQDLEDDLTATPLSHATVPQSSPARTAENVLNGHRSKALGDSTKKEEIPELAGPALSAVPSVSLKPTTSGRKCLFRVEEDEEEDEEDKKPISLSTQVVLRRKPSVTNRLTSRKSAPVLNQIFEEGESDDEFDMDENLPPKLSRLKMNIASPSTVHKRYHRRKSQGRGSSCSSSETSDDDSESRRRLDKDSGFTYSWHRRDSSEGPPGSQGDGGGQSKPSNGNGGVDKTSPGDNNKGGGSPSGSSGGSTNTTSGSTRRCAASGNSMQLSSRSAGELVESLKLMSLCLGSQIHGSTKYIIDPQNNLSFSSVKVQEKSTWKMCISSSGSANQASSLGSLKFFSDQMSDTTNELERLKNRNLKNNVLQLPLCEKISVNIQRNPKEGLLCTSSQTSCCHVI
- the SNRK gene encoding SNF-related serine/threonine-protein kinase isoform X2, coding for MKLVQHPNIVRLYEVIDTQTKLYLILELGDGGDMFDYIMKHEEGLNEDLAKKYFAQIVHAISYCHKLHVVHRDLKPENVVFFEKQGLVKLTDFGFSNKFQPGKKLTTSCGSLAYSAPEILLGDEYDAPAVDIWSLGVILFMLVCGQPPFQEANDSETLTMIMDCKYTVPPHVSKECKDLITRMLQRDPKRRASLEEIENHAWLQGVDPSPATKYNIPLVSYKNLSEEEHNSIIQRMVLGDIADRDTIVEALETNKYNHITATYFLLAERILREKQEKEIQTRSASPSNIKAQFRQSWPTKIDVPQDLEDDLTATPLSHATVPQSSPARTAENVLNGHRSKALGDSTKKEEIPELAGPALSAVPSVSLKPTTSGRKCLFRVEEDEEEDEEDKKPISLSTQVVLRRKPSVTNRLTSRKSAPVLNQIFEEGESDDEFDMDENLPPKLSRLKMNIASPSTVHKRYHRRKSQGRGSSCSSSETSDDDSESRRRLDKDSGFTYSWHRRDSSEGPPGSQGDGGGQSKPSNGNGGVDKTSPGDNNKGGGSPSGSSGGSTNTTSGSTRRCAASGNSMQLSSRSAGELVESLKLMSLCLGSQIHGSTKYIIDPQNNLSFSSVKVQEKSTWKMCISSSGSANQASSLGSLKFFSDQMSDTTNELERLKNRNLKNNVLQLPLCEKISVNIQRNPKEGLLCTSSQTSCCHVI